From Streptomyces sp. HUAS MG91, the proteins below share one genomic window:
- a CDS encoding oxidoreductase, which yields MTRERWTDDRMSDQSGRTAVVTGANSGVGLATARALARRGARVVLAVRDVDRGRRAAADITAGFPAARLDVRHLDLADLDSVRAFADGTRAERQRLDLLVNNAGVMAPPRTLGAQGHEVQFATNHLGHFALTGLLLDLLGRGADPRVVTVSSPNHRQGRIDFDDLDGERAYSPMGHYGQSKLANAVFGLHLHRLLARTDSPVRSVLAHPGYVATNLQKGTPVAGVRLLYGRLLAPLAQKPADGALSVLYAATEPGVRGGEFIAPGGRGELRGAPTRVEPAPRATDAVTGRRLWEVSERLTGVRFPLPVAG from the coding sequence ATGACACGGGAGCGATGGACCGATGACCGGATGTCCGACCAGAGCGGCCGCACGGCCGTCGTCACGGGGGCGAACAGCGGGGTGGGGCTCGCGACCGCCCGGGCACTCGCGCGGCGCGGGGCGCGGGTGGTCCTCGCGGTGCGCGACGTCGACCGGGGCCGCCGCGCCGCCGCCGACATCACCGCCGGGTTCCCGGCCGCCCGGCTCGACGTGCGCCACCTGGACCTGGCCGACCTCGACTCCGTCCGCGCGTTCGCCGACGGGACACGGGCCGAGCGGCAGCGGCTCGATCTGCTCGTCAACAACGCCGGGGTGATGGCGCCGCCGCGCACGCTCGGCGCGCAGGGCCACGAGGTGCAGTTCGCGACGAACCATCTGGGGCACTTCGCCCTCACCGGGCTGCTCCTCGACCTGCTCGGCCGGGGCGCCGATCCCCGGGTGGTGACGGTGAGTTCGCCCAATCACCGGCAGGGCCGGATCGACTTCGACGACCTGGACGGCGAGCGCGCCTACTCGCCCATGGGCCACTACGGCCAGTCGAAGCTCGCGAACGCCGTCTTCGGGCTGCACCTGCACCGGCTGCTCGCGCGGACCGACAGCCCGGTCCGCAGCGTGCTCGCCCATCCCGGGTACGTGGCGACGAATCTCCAGAAGGGAACCCCGGTCGCGGGAGTGCGGCTGCTGTACGGGCGGCTGCTCGCGCCGCTCGCCCAGAAACCGGCCGACGGAGCGCTGTCCGTGCTCTACGCGGCGACCGAACCGGGCGTCCGGGGCGGCGAGTTCATCGCGCCGGGCGGCCGGGGCGAGTTGCGCGGGGCGCCGACCAGGGTGGAGCCCGCGCCGCGCGCCACGGACGCCGTCACCGGCCGCCGCCTGTGGGAGGTGTCAGAGCGGCTGACCGGTGTGCGTTTCCCGCTGCCGGTGGCCGGTTGA
- a CDS encoding discoidin domain-containing protein, with protein MTVSRRTLLQAVTTAGVAGAVGLGQIPLAAPAAAASQPGDVVGKVTVGYQGWFACAGDGAPINGWWHWAQNWGQTPSATNKAIVAWPDVRDYPATYRTAFGDLGNGQHAALFSSYDQSTVDVHFRWMKQYGIDTAALQRFNPTGGEGPTRDAMAAKVRSAAESQGVKFYVMYDVSDWTTMQTDIKADWTNKMRAHTASSAYARQNGKPAVCLWGFGFNDAQRPFAPDVCLDVVNWFKAQGCYVIGGVPTWWRTGDRDSRPGFTGVYRAFDMLSPWMVGRIGTLADADNFYNVATVPDLAECSAHGIDYQPCVLPGGVGDRQRAHGDFMWRQFYNMGRAGVPSVYISMFDEYNEGNQIAKTAESQAWVPAGSGFLALDEDGTACSSDYYLRLTGDGGRMLKGQIALTATRPTPPRVDNGDTAAPTAPGNVRATGVTATTVALAWTASTDNVGVTSYRVRRITGSTAIPVGTADANATSFTVSGLTAATSYTFDAQALDAAGNVSQPSNRVTATTITGPASDNLALNRPTTESGHTQTYGSANAVDGNPGTYWESTNGAFPQWLQVDLGAATQVGRVVLTLPPADAWATRTQTIAVQGSADGASFSTLRSAAACTFNPASGNTVTLTLPSGASARHLRLVFTANTGWPAGQISEFRVYAA; from the coding sequence ATGACCGTCTCACGTCGCACTCTCCTGCAAGCCGTCACCACGGCGGGAGTCGCCGGAGCCGTCGGGCTGGGGCAGATCCCCCTCGCGGCCCCGGCCGCCGCCGCGAGCCAGCCCGGCGATGTGGTCGGGAAGGTCACCGTGGGCTACCAGGGATGGTTCGCGTGCGCCGGGGACGGCGCTCCGATCAACGGCTGGTGGCACTGGGCGCAGAACTGGGGCCAGACACCGTCGGCGACCAACAAGGCCATCGTGGCCTGGCCCGATGTACGGGACTACCCGGCCACCTACCGCACCGCCTTCGGTGATCTCGGCAACGGACAGCACGCCGCGCTGTTCTCCTCCTACGACCAGTCGACCGTGGATGTGCACTTCCGCTGGATGAAGCAGTACGGCATCGACACCGCGGCACTCCAGCGCTTCAACCCCACGGGAGGCGAAGGGCCGACCCGCGACGCGATGGCCGCCAAGGTGCGCAGCGCCGCCGAGTCGCAGGGCGTCAAGTTCTACGTGATGTACGACGTCTCCGACTGGACGACCATGCAGACGGACATCAAGGCCGACTGGACGAACAAGATGCGGGCTCACACGGCGTCGTCCGCCTACGCCCGGCAGAACGGCAAACCGGCCGTGTGCCTGTGGGGCTTCGGCTTCAACGACGCCCAGCGCCCCTTCGCCCCGGACGTGTGCCTGGACGTCGTCAACTGGTTCAAGGCGCAGGGCTGTTACGTGATCGGCGGGGTGCCGACCTGGTGGCGGACCGGCGACCGCGACTCCCGTCCCGGCTTCACCGGTGTCTACCGTGCGTTCGACATGCTCTCGCCATGGATGGTCGGCCGCATCGGCACCCTCGCGGACGCCGACAACTTCTACAACGTGGCGACGGTGCCCGACCTCGCCGAGTGCTCCGCGCACGGCATCGACTACCAGCCGTGCGTGCTGCCCGGCGGTGTGGGGGACCGGCAGCGCGCTCACGGCGACTTCATGTGGCGACAGTTCTACAACATGGGCCGCGCCGGGGTGCCGAGCGTCTACATCTCGATGTTCGACGAGTACAACGAGGGCAACCAGATCGCGAAGACCGCCGAATCCCAGGCCTGGGTGCCGGCCGGGTCGGGCTTCCTCGCCCTCGACGAGGACGGGACCGCCTGCTCCTCCGACTACTACCTTCGCCTCACCGGCGACGGCGGCAGAATGCTCAAGGGCCAGATCGCGCTCACGGCGACCCGCCCCACCCCGCCCAGGGTCGACAACGGCGACACGGCGGCGCCGACCGCCCCCGGGAACGTCCGGGCCACCGGGGTGACCGCGACCACCGTGGCACTGGCGTGGACCGCGTCCACCGACAACGTCGGCGTGACGAGCTACCGGGTCCGCCGGATCACCGGCAGCACCGCGATCCCGGTCGGCACCGCGGACGCGAACGCCACCTCGTTCACGGTGTCCGGACTCACCGCCGCCACGTCCTACACCTTCGACGCGCAGGCACTGGACGCCGCGGGGAACGTCTCACAGCCCTCGAACCGCGTCACCGCGACCACGATCACCGGGCCCGCCTCCGACAACCTGGCCCTGAACCGCCCGACCACCGAGAGCGGCCACACTCAGACCTACGGTTCGGCCAACGCCGTCGACGGCAACCCGGGCACGTACTGGGAGAGCACCAACGGCGCGTTCCCTCAGTGGCTCCAGGTCGACCTCGGCGCCGCCACCCAGGTCGGCCGTGTCGTCCTGACCCTGCCCCCGGCCGACGCCTGGGCCACCCGCACCCAGACCATCGCCGTGCAGGGCAGTGCCGACGGTGCTTCGTTCAGCACGCTGCGGTCCGCCGCAGCCTGCACGTTCAATCCGGCGAGCGGCAACACCGTCACGCTGACCCTGCCCAGCGGGGCGAGCGCGCGCCATCTGCGGCTCGTCTTCACCGCCAACACCGGTTGGCCGGCCGGGCAGATCTCCGAGTTCCGCGTGTACGCCGCCTGA
- a CDS encoding phosphatidylglycerol lysyltransferase domain-containing protein, which translates to MKPRPAAVAGHTCLLIGLLDIATAVFPHVRVTRIERIAPYVPGLADDIARAAALASGLLLVLLARGLRRRKRRAWEAAVVLLAGSAVIQGLRHHAFVAAAVSALLCAGLVVFRGEFHARSDPRGRIRALSNLLVLGTLSFGIGLLIVGVRAGDEAGGRISFGDRVQQVAYGLVGAGGPLTYASDGVGDAVHLSLLALGLVTGATTTYLVLRPVRLVPADGSARLRALLDREGRRDSLGYFALRGDKSVLFSPTGKAAIGYRVVSGVALAGGDPIGDPEAWPGAIKEFLDRCERHAWTPAVMGCSELGGQVWIREGGLRALELGDEAIVDCAAFTLSGRAMRNVRQMVHRIERAGYSCRTRRVRDLDDTEKQQLREAAAAWRGSATERGFSMALGRFGDPADGDCVVVTAHQKDATGHEQVRALLHFVPWGGDGLSLDLMRRDRTAEPGLNELLIVAALRDAPALGVSRVSLNFAVFRAALARGERLGAGPVLRVWRSLLVFVSRWFQIESLYRFNAKFQPEWQPRFVVYPTARDLPRIGWACLQAEAFVVLPRPAERLRQWTRSRRPFNRPPAAGNAHRSAALTPPTGGGR; encoded by the coding sequence GTGAAACCTCGCCCTGCCGCCGTGGCCGGTCACACGTGCCTGCTCATCGGGCTCCTCGACATCGCGACGGCCGTCTTCCCGCACGTCCGCGTCACCCGTATCGAGCGCATCGCGCCCTACGTCCCCGGGCTCGCCGACGACATCGCCCGCGCCGCCGCGCTCGCCTCGGGCCTCCTCCTCGTACTGCTCGCGCGCGGCCTGCGCCGCCGCAAACGGCGGGCCTGGGAGGCCGCCGTCGTGCTGCTCGCGGGCAGCGCCGTCATCCAGGGACTGCGCCATCACGCGTTCGTCGCCGCGGCCGTCTCCGCGCTGCTGTGCGCCGGACTCGTCGTGTTCCGCGGCGAGTTCCACGCCCGCAGCGACCCGCGCGGCCGTATCCGCGCCCTGAGCAATCTGCTCGTGCTCGGCACGCTCAGCTTCGGCATCGGCCTGCTGATCGTCGGGGTGCGCGCGGGCGACGAGGCCGGAGGCCGGATCTCGTTCGGCGACCGTGTACAGCAGGTGGCGTACGGGCTCGTGGGCGCGGGTGGACCCCTGACGTACGCGTCCGACGGTGTCGGCGACGCCGTGCATCTGTCGCTGCTCGCACTCGGTCTGGTCACCGGCGCCACCACGACGTACCTCGTGCTGCGTCCGGTGCGGCTCGTGCCCGCGGACGGCTCGGCCCGGCTGCGCGCCCTCCTCGACCGCGAGGGGCGGCGCGACTCGCTCGGCTACTTCGCGCTGCGCGGTGACAAGTCCGTCCTGTTCTCCCCGACGGGCAAGGCGGCCATCGGCTACCGGGTCGTCTCCGGCGTCGCCCTCGCCGGCGGTGATCCGATCGGCGATCCCGAGGCCTGGCCCGGCGCCATCAAGGAGTTCCTCGACCGGTGCGAGCGGCACGCCTGGACCCCCGCGGTCATGGGCTGCAGCGAACTCGGCGGACAGGTGTGGATCCGCGAAGGAGGCCTGCGCGCCCTGGAGCTGGGCGACGAGGCCATCGTCGACTGCGCCGCGTTCACCCTCTCCGGGCGCGCCATGCGCAACGTACGGCAGATGGTGCACCGCATCGAGCGCGCCGGGTACTCCTGCCGCACCCGCCGTGTGCGCGACCTCGACGACACCGAGAAGCAGCAGCTCCGCGAGGCCGCCGCGGCCTGGCGGGGGAGCGCCACCGAGCGCGGGTTCTCCATGGCGCTCGGCCGCTTCGGCGACCCCGCCGACGGGGACTGCGTCGTCGTCACCGCCCACCAGAAGGACGCGACCGGACACGAACAGGTGCGCGCGCTGCTGCACTTCGTGCCCTGGGGCGGCGACGGACTCTCGCTCGACCTGATGCGCCGCGACCGCACCGCCGAACCCGGTCTGAACGAACTCCTCATCGTCGCCGCCCTGCGCGACGCGCCCGCCCTCGGCGTCAGCCGGGTCTCCCTCAACTTCGCGGTCTTCCGCGCCGCGCTGGCGCGCGGCGAACGGCTCGGCGCGGGACCGGTGCTGAGGGTGTGGCGGTCCCTGCTGGTCTTCGTCTCCCGCTGGTTCCAGATCGAGTCGCTGTACCGGTTCAACGCCAAGTTCCAGCCCGAGTGGCAGCCCCGCTTCGTCGTCTACCCCACCGCCCGCGACCTGCCCCGCATCGGCTGGGCCTGCCTCCAGGCCGAGGCGTTCGTGGTCCTGCCCCGGCCCGCCGAGCGGCTGCGCCAGTGGACGCGGAGCCGCCGGCCGTTCAACCGGCCACCGGCAGCGGGAAACGCACACCGGTCAGCCGCTCTGACACCTCCCACAGGCGGCGGCCGGTGA
- a CDS encoding tyrosine-protein phosphatase — protein MQPRRLTAAALATLVLTGTAALAHPALAEPHTPATTAERAAAQPVPFTQAAAHLATDGSYTLSWSSPAAHVQVTAHTKPDASDPGTPLGSAAGTGTLTVPAGALAADRRWYFELTPDTGGAYVVAERSLGIASAKNFRDAGGYRTSDGRWVKYGIVYRSNKLSGLTAAEQQRVVDQGITHDIDLRNYFERKDEPDKVPAGVTYQVADVVSLAHGVSFHDPALMTLAQAIAAGLFSGSSDLGQSIGYPFMVNFVGADHAFKDLLTAVNSNTGATVYHCSAGKDRTGWGTAVLLTLLGVPRATVEADFLASNDYTGNPDAVELSWLRAAFAEVDHIYGSFDAYLHKGLGLDDATIQSLRNRLLTP, from the coding sequence ATGCAGCCCAGACGCCTGACCGCAGCCGCACTGGCCACCCTGGTCCTCACCGGCACCGCCGCCCTGGCCCACCCGGCACTGGCCGAACCGCACACCCCCGCCACCACGGCGGAGCGCGCGGCGGCGCAGCCCGTCCCGTTCACCCAGGCCGCCGCCCACCTCGCCACCGACGGCTCGTACACGCTCTCCTGGTCGTCGCCGGCGGCGCACGTCCAGGTCACCGCCCACACCAAGCCCGACGCGAGCGACCCCGGCACCCCCCTCGGCAGCGCCGCGGGCACCGGCACCCTGACGGTCCCCGCAGGCGCGCTGGCGGCCGACCGGCGCTGGTACTTCGAGCTGACCCCCGACACCGGCGGCGCCTACGTCGTCGCCGAACGCTCCCTCGGCATCGCCTCCGCGAAGAACTTCCGCGACGCGGGCGGCTACCGCACGAGCGACGGCCGCTGGGTCAAGTACGGGATCGTCTACCGCAGCAACAAGCTGAGCGGCCTCACCGCCGCCGAGCAGCAACGCGTCGTCGACCAGGGCATCACCCACGACATCGACCTGCGCAACTACTTCGAGCGCAAGGACGAGCCGGACAAGGTCCCCGCCGGTGTCACCTATCAGGTCGCCGACGTGGTGTCCCTGGCGCACGGGGTGAGCTTCCACGACCCGGCCCTGATGACCCTCGCCCAGGCGATCGCGGCCGGACTGTTCTCCGGCTCCTCCGACCTCGGGCAGTCCATCGGCTACCCGTTCATGGTCAACTTCGTCGGCGCCGACCACGCCTTCAAGGACCTGCTCACGGCCGTGAACAGCAACACGGGCGCGACCGTCTACCACTGCTCGGCGGGCAAGGACCGCACCGGCTGGGGCACCGCCGTGCTGCTCACGCTGCTCGGCGTCCCGCGCGCCACCGTCGAGGCCGACTTCCTCGCCAGCAACGACTACACGGGCAACCCCGACGCGGTCGAACTCTCCTGGCTGCGCGCCGCGTTCGCCGAGGTCGACCACATCTACGGCAGCTTCGACGCCTACCTCCACAAGGGCCTCGGCCTCGACGACGCGACCATCCAGAGCCTGCGGAACCGGCTGCTCACCCCCTGA
- a CDS encoding family 16 glycosylhydrolase — translation MLRRSLLGALSVVLVTSAATGVAHAGPSDAAAAVTFSDTFDGAAGSAVNSSKWTLETGDNVNNHERQYYTSGTNNAALDGQGHLVITAKKENPANYQCWYGTCQYTSARLNTSGKFSAQYGHVEARMKIPRGQGMWPAFWMLGTDIGSVGWPNSGEIDVMENVGFEPSTVHGTIHGPGYSGSAGVGAGYSLPGGQAFADAFHTFAVDWAPNSIKWSVDGVVYQTRTPADVSGKTWAFNKPFFLILNLAVGGYWPGDPNSSTAFPAQLVVDSVSVTTSDTPAPTGGAIRGLAGKCVDVAAANPANGTPVQLYDCNGTAAQQWTVGSDGTIRALGKCLDVNSGGTADGTPVQLYDCNGTAAQKWTVSSARDIVNPQANKCLDVTGNNSANGTRLQIWTCSGGANQKWTVG, via the coding sequence TTGCTCCGCAGATCCCTGCTCGGTGCCTTATCCGTCGTTCTCGTCACTTCCGCGGCCACGGGCGTGGCCCACGCGGGGCCTTCGGACGCCGCCGCTGCCGTGACGTTCTCCGACACCTTCGACGGTGCCGCCGGCAGTGCGGTCAACTCGTCGAAATGGACGCTGGAGACCGGAGACAACGTCAACAACCACGAGCGCCAGTACTACACGTCCGGCACGAACAACGCGGCCCTGGACGGTCAGGGTCATCTGGTGATCACGGCGAAGAAGGAGAATCCGGCCAACTATCAGTGCTGGTACGGCACATGCCAGTACACCTCGGCACGACTGAACACGTCGGGAAAGTTCAGCGCCCAGTACGGGCACGTCGAAGCCCGCATGAAGATCCCGCGCGGACAGGGCATGTGGCCCGCGTTCTGGATGCTCGGTACCGACATCGGATCGGTCGGCTGGCCCAACTCGGGTGAGATCGACGTGATGGAGAACGTGGGCTTTGAGCCGTCCACCGTCCACGGCACCATTCACGGGCCCGGCTACTCCGGCTCGGCGGGCGTAGGAGCCGGCTACTCGCTGCCGGGTGGTCAGGCATTCGCCGACGCCTTCCACACCTTCGCGGTCGACTGGGCGCCCAACTCGATCAAGTGGTCGGTCGACGGAGTGGTCTACCAGACGCGTACGCCTGCCGACGTGAGTGGCAAGACCTGGGCGTTCAACAAGCCGTTCTTCCTTATCCTCAACCTGGCCGTCGGCGGCTACTGGCCGGGTGATCCCAACAGCTCCACGGCCTTCCCCGCCCAACTGGTGGTCGACTCGGTGTCGGTGACCACGAGCGACACGCCCGCTCCCACCGGCGGCGCGATCCGGGGTCTCGCCGGTAAGTGCGTGGACGTTGCCGCCGCCAACCCCGCCAACGGCACGCCGGTCCAGCTCTACGACTGCAACGGCACCGCCGCGCAGCAGTGGACCGTAGGCTCCGACGGCACCATCCGCGCCCTGGGCAAATGCCTCGACGTGAACAGCGGCGGCACCGCCGACGGCACGCCGGTCCAGCTCTACGACTGCAACGGCACCGCCGCGCAGAAGTGGACGGTCAGTTCCGCGAGGGACATCGTCAATCCGCAGGCGAACAAATGCCTCGACGTGACCGGCAACAACTCGGCCAACGGCACCCGACTCCAGATCTGGACCTGCTCGGGCGGCGCCAACCAGAAATGGACGGTGGGCTGA
- a CDS encoding TetR family transcriptional regulator yields MSTRADATLAERKRQLVADELTEAALQLLAVRGFDAVTVDEIVASAGVSKRTFFRYFRSKEDVVVQFLAGMGDDMRTALADRPDGETPSEALLHTVRVPVTTCAADSERALRVVRLILRTPALLGRFLEHQDRWRDDLAAELARRTGRDPAADPYPALAAGTALTTFHVVLRRWSAGDAARDPVALLDEAFAVVAPALDPAPRTQSRTPIADGGPRA; encoded by the coding sequence GTGAGTACCCGAGCCGATGCGACCCTCGCCGAGCGCAAGCGGCAGCTCGTCGCCGACGAACTGACCGAGGCGGCGCTGCAACTGCTGGCCGTCAGAGGCTTCGACGCCGTCACCGTCGACGAGATCGTGGCGTCGGCCGGGGTCTCGAAGCGGACGTTCTTCCGGTACTTCCGGTCCAAGGAGGACGTCGTCGTCCAGTTCCTGGCCGGCATGGGCGACGACATGCGCACCGCGCTCGCGGACCGGCCGGACGGCGAGACGCCGTCCGAGGCACTGCTCCACACCGTCCGGGTGCCCGTCACCACCTGCGCCGCCGACTCCGAGCGCGCGCTGCGCGTGGTCCGGCTGATCCTGCGCACACCGGCGCTGCTCGGCCGGTTCCTCGAGCACCAGGATCGCTGGCGCGACGACCTCGCGGCGGAGCTGGCCCGCAGGACCGGCCGCGACCCCGCCGCCGACCCGTATCCGGCGCTGGCCGCGGGCACCGCACTCACCACGTTCCACGTCGTGCTGCGGCGCTGGAGCGCCGGCGACGCGGCGCGGGACCCGGTGGCCCTCCTCGACGAGGCGTTCGCCGTGGTGGCGCCCGCGCTCGATCCCGCGCCCCGGACGCAGTCCCGCACACCGATCGCGGACGGGGGCCCGCGCGCCTAG
- a CDS encoding VOC family protein: MSVRPEGTPIWADAMYPDLEAAKAFYAELFGWTYDPGAEEFGNYTQAKNADGKHVAALVPQMPGAEGVPPSWNLYLAAPDVAASAEKITGAGGTLMMEPMPVSDFGTMVTVQDPAGVMFSLWQPGSHEGFEAVNEPGAYCWAEVNTRDAAKTDAFFTTVFPYDAKKVADEHVDFHVWMLDDAPVLGRMQMGDGFPEHVPSYVNVYFVVEDCDDAVATVQRLGGKLHFGPMDSPFGRMASVADPQGCAFSVIDVTKTQGEMPPME, encoded by the coding sequence ATGTCCGTACGTCCCGAGGGCACGCCCATCTGGGCCGATGCCATGTATCCGGACCTGGAGGCGGCGAAGGCCTTCTACGCCGAACTGTTCGGCTGGACCTACGACCCGGGAGCCGAGGAGTTCGGCAACTACACGCAGGCGAAGAACGCCGACGGCAAGCACGTCGCCGCCCTCGTGCCGCAGATGCCCGGCGCGGAGGGCGTCCCGCCGTCCTGGAACCTCTACCTCGCCGCCCCCGACGTCGCGGCCAGCGCCGAGAAGATCACGGGCGCGGGCGGCACCCTGATGATGGAGCCGATGCCGGTCTCCGACTTCGGCACCATGGTCACCGTCCAGGACCCGGCCGGCGTCATGTTCAGCCTCTGGCAGCCCGGCTCGCACGAGGGCTTCGAGGCGGTCAACGAACCCGGAGCGTACTGCTGGGCCGAGGTCAACACCCGCGACGCCGCCAAGACCGACGCGTTCTTCACGACCGTCTTCCCCTACGACGCCAAGAAGGTCGCCGACGAACACGTCGACTTCCACGTCTGGATGCTCGACGACGCGCCCGTCCTCGGCCGGATGCAGATGGGCGACGGCTTCCCGGAGCACGTGCCGTCGTACGTCAACGTGTACTTCGTCGTCGAGGACTGCGACGACGCCGTCGCCACCGTGCAGCGCCTCGGCGGCAAGCTGCACTTCGGGCCGATGGACAGCCCGTTCGGCCGGATGGCCTCGGTCGCCGACCCGCAGGGCTGCGCGTTCTCCGTCATCGACGTCACGAAGACCCAGGGCGAGATGCCGCCCATGGAGTGA
- a CDS encoding DUF3253 domain-containing protein, whose protein sequence is MSDTSRATDQRLEQAILRLLNERAGRSICPSDAARAAYEGEDEGWRDLMEPARRAAARLVAAGKVEVTQRGRTVEIDGARGPVRIRRPR, encoded by the coding sequence ATGAGCGACACTTCACGGGCGACCGATCAGCGCCTGGAGCAGGCCATCCTTCGTCTGCTGAATGAGCGTGCGGGGCGCTCCATCTGCCCTTCGGACGCGGCCCGCGCGGCGTACGAGGGCGAGGACGAGGGCTGGCGCGACCTCATGGAGCCTGCGCGCCGGGCGGCGGCCCGGCTGGTCGCGGCCGGGAAGGTCGAGGTCACTCAGCGGGGGCGCACCGTCGAGATCGACGGTGCGCGCGGCCCTGTCCGGATCCGCCGTCCACGGTGA
- a CDS encoding MarR family winged helix-turn-helix transcriptional regulator codes for MEVIQRELTSFARRARATAARLHPELSLVSYTLLSHLDEQGGCRATDLAAHYALDKSTVSRQVSALERSGLVMRRVDPDDHRVQVLHPTEAGAEILRQVTVSRRQIFGDRLTDWPADDLARFAEYLVRYNEAARDD; via the coding sequence GTGGAAGTGATTCAGCGGGAGCTGACGTCCTTCGCGCGGCGCGCGAGAGCGACGGCGGCCCGGCTCCACCCCGAGCTGTCACTGGTGTCGTACACCTTGCTCAGCCATCTCGACGAGCAGGGCGGCTGCCGCGCCACGGACCTCGCGGCGCACTACGCGCTGGACAAGTCGACGGTCAGCCGCCAGGTCTCCGCCCTGGAGCGGTCCGGGCTCGTCATGCGACGCGTGGACCCGGACGACCACCGGGTCCAGGTCCTGCACCCGACCGAGGCCGGCGCGGAGATTCTGCGGCAGGTGACGGTCAGCCGTCGGCAGATCTTCGGGGACCGCCTGACGGACTGGCCGGCGGACGATCTCGCGCGGTTCGCCGAGTACCTGGTGCGCTACAACGAGGCCGCGCGGGACGACTGA
- a CDS encoding GNAT family N-acetyltransferase: MTQTYEEHGGAGLPDAGTHPLDNPAYAALTGPHARFAERRGRVLRYPADVTPWVALPDDVTPADWADLAAFAAADGTVPVLGTSAELPAGWEAVFDIPGVQFVDDTVDAAHDPEAVRLTEADVPEMLDLVARTEPGPFEVRTVELGTYLGIRRDGVLAAMAGERLHPPGFTEISAVCTDPAYRGQGLAGRLVRAVAAGIRDRGETPFLHTGAGNTNAIRLYEALGFRLRRTTRFRTARVPVAGQSSRAASL, from the coding sequence ATGACGCAGACGTACGAGGAGCACGGGGGCGCCGGCCTTCCCGATGCCGGGACGCACCCGCTGGACAACCCCGCGTACGCCGCTCTGACCGGCCCGCACGCGCGCTTCGCCGAGCGGCGCGGCCGGGTGCTGCGCTACCCGGCCGACGTGACGCCGTGGGTGGCCCTGCCCGACGACGTCACGCCCGCGGACTGGGCGGACCTGGCCGCGTTCGCCGCCGCCGACGGCACCGTGCCGGTGCTCGGCACGAGCGCGGAACTGCCCGCGGGCTGGGAGGCCGTCTTCGACATTCCCGGCGTGCAGTTCGTCGACGACACCGTGGACGCGGCGCACGACCCGGAGGCGGTGCGGCTGACCGAGGCCGACGTGCCGGAGATGCTGGACCTGGTGGCCCGCACCGAGCCGGGACCGTTCGAGGTGCGCACCGTCGAACTCGGCACGTATCTGGGGATCCGGCGCGACGGAGTGCTGGCCGCCATGGCGGGGGAGCGGCTGCACCCGCCGGGCTTCACCGAGATCAGCGCCGTCTGCACCGACCCCGCGTACCGCGGACAGGGACTCGCCGGCCGGCTCGTGCGGGCCGTCGCCGCCGGGATCAGGGACCGCGGCGAGACGCCGTTCCTGCACACCGGCGCGGGCAACACGAACGCGATCCGGCTGTACGAGGCGCTGGGCTTCCGGCTGCGCCGCACCACGCGGTTCCGCACCGCGCGGGTGCCGGTGGCCGGTCAGTCGTCCCGCGCGGCCTCGTTGTAG
- the def gene encoding peptide deformylase, with protein MPTMPIHDQVDALLAAADAGPLPIVAAGDPVLRRPAEPVDGQLSDTALARLVEVMRRTMHEAPGVGLAAPQIGVALRLAVLEDAATVTEEVATARGRVPQPFRVLVNPSYEAVDGGRRVAFYEGCLSVPGYQAVVARHERVRLRALDERGRAVDEEIGGWPARIVQHETDHLNGTLYLDRAELRSLASTQTRAAVERWAQPTPVLAAAELGFALPESG; from the coding sequence ATGCCGACGATGCCGATCCACGACCAGGTCGACGCGCTGCTCGCCGCCGCCGACGCGGGCCCCCTGCCGATCGTCGCCGCCGGTGACCCGGTGCTGCGCCGCCCCGCCGAACCCGTCGACGGGCAGCTCTCCGACACCGCCCTCGCCCGGCTCGTCGAAGTGATGCGCCGCACCATGCACGAGGCGCCCGGTGTCGGCCTCGCGGCGCCGCAGATCGGGGTGGCGCTGCGGCTCGCGGTGCTGGAGGACGCGGCGACGGTGACCGAGGAGGTGGCGACGGCCCGGGGCCGGGTGCCGCAGCCGTTCCGGGTCCTGGTCAATCCGTCGTACGAAGCCGTGGACGGCGGGCGCCGGGTGGCGTTCTACGAGGGATGTCTGAGCGTGCCGGGCTACCAGGCGGTGGTCGCCCGGCACGAGCGGGTGCGGCTGCGCGCCCTGGACGAGCGCGGGCGCGCCGTCGACGAGGAGATCGGCGGCTGGCCCGCGCGAATCGTGCAGCACGAGACGGACCATCTGAACGGCACCCTGTATCTGGACCGTGCCGAACTGCGCTCCCTGGCGTCGACGCAGACGCGGGCGGCGGTGGAGCGCTGGGCGCAGCCGACACCCGTGCTGGCCGCTGCCGAGCTGGGTTTCGCGCTGCCGGAGTCCGGCTGA